Genomic DNA from Chaetodon trifascialis isolate fChaTrf1 chromosome 19, fChaTrf1.hap1, whole genome shotgun sequence:
GTGCTACAATACTGTTGCAGCGGGGCaccattttggaaaataaaagcaaccCATGCACAGGCCTAGTGAAGTACTTTTGGCGTAATTCTAAATAAAAATATGTCTGCTGTTAATTTTACTTATctaaacaaagaaacaagggTCTTTTCATCAGCTGGTAACTTGAATGGaagtctgtgtgtatgcattgtGTGGAGAATCGACAACTGACCTTGCAAAAGAATCTGAGAAGATGTGATGTAGTACTTTTAATCTAGAAATCTCAGCACAATTGTTCTGTAGACAATTATCTTGGTGTAAAGTTATACAGACAGCTGTTTTATCAGTATGCTTTGCTGCCTCTTGTATTATTGAGTATTGAAGATCAAAATGTCAACTGTCAAGTGGCTTCTGTACAGTGGTGGCATCATGAGGAATCTACGACTGAAAAGTCACTATCAGTCAAGTGTTTTTAGTATTGCTGTTTTCAAACTTTTGAATAAAGTCACAGCTGGTTGTCATTTCGCCTGCAGTCATTTGATTGATTATTTGATGATGGGAAACCGGAGGCCACAGCACATTTTGCTTGATTTGTCCAACAATCACTGATTCAAGAGGAACAGCAACtgagagaggaagctgaggcAACCCGAAGCCATCAGTGATGTTTTAGTGCCCCCTTGTGGTAGATCTTATTGTCAATAGAGGCAGTCCTGTTGAGGGAAGAGGACATTTCTACACATTGATTTGAGCTCTGTTACTATTACTCTGGTTGCTTCTTGTAACCCTGAAAGCAACAAATTGTGAGAAAATGGCCAccgcagcagcatcatcatccgACAGCAACATCTGCTCTGTTCTTTTCATCTCCTGGCTTAGAGGCATGGAAAAATGCAGCATCTGTTCACACAGATGTCAACAGGATTttcttgattcttctgccaaATACTCCAATCTACGAGAGGCAGGTTTATCCTACTGTGTGAGAAAGGCTGCATTTAGGGTTGAatacaacacataaataaataaacataggCTGGGACTGGAGCCATCACAGTTAGTCAACGAACGgactcaaaatgaatgaactATTTTTATAATCTTTAATTCATTTGACTAAATGACTAAACATTACCCGGTTTGAGATCTCAGTTTTGAGTGATTGCTTCTTTTATTTGTCTCATGTGTTCAAGCTTTATTTACACACAGTTGAGAACAGTTACATTCAAGTGTGGAGTAGTTTGTCATCATAGTCTCAAACTGACGTACAGGCATAATTGTGTTAAATGATAGCATGCTGCCATTAAGggttttataaataaataaatttaaaaaacaatggCTGCCACACCTTCCTGTTAGAGAGGCACATCCATGTTATGTGAAGGgaaactgaaaatctttgggTTTCAGCTTGGGCTTTAGGAAGCTACTGgagacatttttcaccattttcttacatttttaatgtcaaGTGAATAAGTTAGAAGACAGCTGGCAGAATAATTGATAAAATGATCTTTTCTTTCAGCTAGTTGAAACCATGATGCAGGAGTTTTCCATGGCTTATGGCAATTACAGCTCAAATATAATATTGTTCACATTGTCGTCTTTCTTGCTCAATTTTGGAGGATAATGCCACAAAAAAATAGAGTCTAATgtaatattgtcttttttttggcTGGAGAAGAAGTGTTGAGATACCAGTGGCTCACacttcctcttcccttttctgtccagttcaatgtgtgtgtgtgtgtgtgtgtgtgtgtgtgtgtgtgtgtgtgtgtgtgtgtgtgtacaggggTGAGGATGTGGTAGTGATGGAAGACAAATGTTTgcaattgtttgtttgtgtgtgtgtgtgtgtgtgtgtgtgtgtgtgtgtgtgtgtgtgtgtgtgtgtgtgcgtgcgtgcgtgtgtgtgtgcgtgtgtgtgtgtgtgtgcgtgtgtgtgtgtgtgtgtgtgtgtgtgtgtgtgtgtgtgtgtgtgtgtgtgtgcaaggggTGGGAAGTTGtctcaaataaaaaaactgcAAGGTAGACAGGGAGTTTTACAACCACAGAAAACTTTGGGAAGTCCAAGCACATGTCTATTAAGCAGTTTATTTTTGATCAATACTAAATCATCATACTTTGTACTTAATTATATGCCAATCACCCCACAGCAGAAGTATTTCGATTGTGAACAACTTTAATTTCCTGCTAAAAATCTGAACATGATCCACAGACAACTAATTTTATTAGATAAAGTATTTTTAGATATTTGGTGCTTTGTCTAAGGAGAGGACAAAAAATAAGGTCAGAGATGAAACAAAAGTGATTGATTCAAGTTTTTAACAATAACTTCTAAGCATAAAAGTCTTACGGACTTAAGCGGCTGCGTAAAAATgccttttcactgttttaatgTAAACGTTTtcagtgaaactgaaacttCGCCGTGGTTGGGGGCATTTGTTTTTGGATTTCGAAaaacaaatttgaaaaaaagcacagtttcaaggtttTCGGGAAATGTAGTGTTCAAGATAATAAATTAATGGGCATGACTGGGACGAAAACTACAAGTACCAGCATCAGACGGTTTTCCTGCGCATGCTCGTAACCGATCAAATAGAACAGAATAAAAGGTAGAATAGTCTGAGCCGTTGTAGTTGGCAATCGGAAGTAGAGCCGCAAAATCTGCTACCATCTGATTTTATACCAATTTTACTCTCCATTAGTATATCCAGACTATTTCAAGATATACTCGGTGATTTAAACTCCATGAGATTTATCAGCAGAAGGCAGCGAAAAACGAAAAGAGCACGTATTTGTCTGAAGCCCGTAACCGCTACTGCCATTTGACCTAGCTAACGTGAGCTAGCATTAGTAGCACAGACCTGGGCCCAGGTCAGTGACTCTCCTGGATAACCGGGAATTTTAGGTTTTCGATTTTAGATCTTTAGACACAATTTAGCGTGATGGCTTGTGGGGCTACCCTGAAAAGGACACTGGACTTTGATCCGTTAATGAACTCGGCTTCGCCTAAAAGAAGGAGGTGCACCCCGGTCATGTCTCCAGTCTCTTCGCCACAGAAATATTTGCGTATGGAGCCCTCACCGTTCGGCCAGGTGTCGTCCAGACTCACGACAGGTAGGAATCTAAATCACaattttatatttaaatgtaCTCTAGTTCAGTGTGGTAAAACCAGCCCTACTTGTAAACCAGTTTACGTTTATGCCATCAGCATCTCCCCAAAGGTATACCGGTGTCCGTCTTGTGGATTAAACAAAACTCCGTATGCATTTTGCCAAATTAagtcattattgttgttgttaacGTTATAGACAGTATGTATGCATTCTTATTACCCATTTGTGAATTCGGCATACACTGTGCAGCAGATTTTATGAaataatgtgactttttttctttttagtgttAGTTTACAGTTGTTTGGGGAAGTAAGATGTGTgaacaacaggaaacatttgTCTAAGCCTTGTGTGGCTGTTGTGTATTTAATAGATAGATTTTGCTACTTGCATTAAAGTTCTAGGAGTTTTGGAGAGATTTAAACTGTCTCTTTAAGTGTCTGAAGTCAGGATGTACCAGGGTGCAGCAAGGCCACATGAAATCGAAAGCTGCTGTGCCTTTGTCTCTTTAAATTCAGCGTCTCTGTGTGAAGATGTCACTTGCATGATTGagcaaaaaaagtttttttttttcatgtttcagagcAAATTCTACACAACATCAAACAGGAGTACAAGCGACTGCAGAAACGACGACACCTGGACAGTGCTTTCCAGCAGGCCGAGGGCTGCTGTCCTCTAGACCTGCAGAACATTCACAGTGGATCAGCGCTAACGGGTAACCTCCAGTGACACATCTTAATGAGATTATTTTATAGTTTTCATAAATCCAGTAACGTCCTACTTGAGCTCAGAATTTAAAGGACAGTGTGAGCTGCAGTCTATGAGTCTGAAGAATGCAGTTGGTGTATGTCAGTCATTTTACCGATCAGCTCACCCAATGACAAGTTCATTGTGTGATGTTCAGGCTGAACGGCCATTTTTGTCTTCACTTTATAATTCAGTGTGACATTGCCTTCTAATTGGCCGTTTTCTCTTGGAGCGTAATTTGATTCTGCGTGTTATTAAACCCCCAACGATGAAAAAGTAGTAGCGATGGAAAGCCATCCTTATCCTTTCACTTTCTTATGTTGCAATTATTATTTTAGTCAGCACACTCTGTGAACTAGTAAAGGAATGTGCAGCAGATAAATGGGCATGGCTCGATAGTTTCCTGGTTGCCAATGAGTTTGAGAAATTGACAGCTCATTCTTGGCCTTTGGTTGCCATCAGTGACAACcattttttaacataaaaagGTGGCAAACAGCAAAATGTGCAACTTCTTCGTAATTCTTACTGCATTAGTGATATTGAAGTATTGCTGTCACAGTCAGAACCATAaccaaa
This window encodes:
- the akirin2 gene encoding akirin-2, with the translated sequence MACGATLKRTLDFDPLMNSASPKRRRCTPVMSPVSSPQKYLRMEPSPFGQVSSRLTTEQILHNIKQEYKRLQKRRHLDSAFQQAEGCCPLDLQNIHSGSALTGMSSGASSPTRKEQPLFSLRQVGMICERLLKEREDKIREEYDEILTTKLAEQYDAFVKFTHDQLMRRFGEQPASYVS